The genomic region CTTAAAAAGCGACCAGATACCTATAGCGATGTTTTTAAGCTTATTGATAAGAATGAATGAAATTAGTTCCCTAAATCAAACAATTCTCAATAGGAATAGCAAAATAGAATGTTGATACTTTACCAAATTCAGATTCAACCCAGATATGTCCGCTATGACGTTCTATTACCTTTTTACTAACAGCTAAACCTACTCCTGTACCTTTACTCTTCTCTTGTGTGTAAACGTTGAAAAATGGTGAAAATAAGATCTTGATA from Methanobacterium sp. harbors:
- a CDS encoding ATP-binding protein — encoded protein: MNTIKILFSPFFNVYTQEKSKGTGVGLAVSKKVIERHSGHIWVESEFGKVSTFYFAIPIENCLI